The Humulus lupulus chromosome 4, drHumLupu1.1, whole genome shotgun sequence genome has a window encoding:
- the LOC133831220 gene encoding nicotinate N-methyltransferase 1, producing the protein MADDKISESRNQARLKILELANMISVPMSLNAVVRLNVPDAIWQGGSNSPLTASQILKRVLPSRDGADAENLQRILRMLASYGVFEEHLNGSERKYSLTDVGKTLATDSDGLSYAPYVLQHHQDALVSAWPLVHEAVVDPTTEPFVKANGEAAYDYYGKRPEMNGLMQKAMSGVSVPFMKAILDAYDGFKGVQKLVDVGGSAGDCLRMIQHKHPNVRQGINFDLPEVVAKAPPISGVTHVGGDMFKSIPEAEAIFMKWVLTTWTDDECKLIMENCFKALPEGGKLIACEPVLPNETDDSHRTRALLEGDIFVMTIYRTKGKHRTEEEFRKLGLSAGFPHFRAFYIDYFYTVLEFQK; encoded by the exons ATGGCGGACGACAAGATCAGCGAGAGCCGGAACCAGGCGAGGCTAAAGATACTAGAGCTAGCCAACATGATTAGCGTCCCTATGTCCTTAAACGCCGTCGTTCGCCTCAACGTCCCTGATGCTATCTGGCAAGGAGGTTCCAATTCTCCCCTCACCGCTTCTCAGATTCTCAAACGTGTCCTTCCCTCCCGCGACGGCGCCGACGCCGAGAATCTCCAACGCATCCTCCGCATGCTCGCCAGCTACGGCGTCTTCGAAGAACACCTCAACGGTTCAGAGAGAAAGTACTCTCTCACCGACGTCGGTAAAACTCTCGCCACTGATTCCGATGGCTTATCCTACGCGCCGTACGTGCTTCAACACCACCAG GACGCGCTAGTGAGCGCGTGGCCGCTGGTGCACGAGGCAGTGGTGGACCCAACGACGGAGCCTTTTGTGAAGGCGAACGGAGAGGCGGCTTATGATTATTACGGGAAGAGGCCGGAGATGAATGGGTTGATGCAGAAGGCTATGTCGGGCGTATCTGTGCCGTTCATGAAGGCGATATTGGACGCCTACGATGGGTTTAAAGGGGTCCAGAAATTGGTTGACGTGGGTGGCAGTGCGGGGGATTGTCTGCGGATGATCCAGCATAAGCACCCCAATGTACGCCAAGGCATCAACTTTGATCTGCCTGAGGTCGTTGCCAAAGCGCCACCTATTTCTG GGGTTACTCACGTTGGTGGTGACATGTTCAAGTCCATTCCTGAGGCAGAAGCAATTTTCATGAAG TGGGTTTTAACAACATGGACGGATGATGAATGCAAATTAATCATGGAGAATTGTTTCAAGGCACTCCCAGAAGGAGGTAAGTTGATAGCCTGCGAACCGGTGTTGCCGAATGAAACCGACGACAGTCACCGGACTCGGGCTCTCCTAGAAGGAGACATCTTTGTCATGACAATCTATAGAACCAAAGGAAAGCACAGGACCGAAGAAGAGTTCCGAAAGCTTGGTCTCTCTGCTGGTTTCCCTCATTTCCGAGCTTTCTATATTGATTATTTCTATACTGTCTTAGAGTTTCAGAAGTAG